In Centroberyx gerrardi isolate f3 chromosome 11, fCenGer3.hap1.cur.20231027, whole genome shotgun sequence, the following are encoded in one genomic region:
- the dnajc18 gene encoding dnaJ homolog subfamily C member 18, which yields MDKEESDRLIEKAKLCLRSGRKERALHLLYEAQNIFPSTRARVLIDAIIRNGSTACPEANHVPPPSGWRDVDFGNNDEGSSAGGEEKKSYTEEQRLGVLRIKNCKDFYEILGISKNASDEDLKKAYRKLALKFHPDKNFAPGATDAFKAIGNAYAVLSNPEKRQQYDQYGDQSSAGNAPQHSAHGRHGHYRSFNRDFEADISPEELFNIFFGGRFPTGNIHVYTNRGASYSQFYQPRRRRAYERREEEVEENRSQNTFTALLQLLPVLVLILISVFTQMMATNPPYSLFYKPAMGLVVSRETQHMGVPYYVDKGFQKEYRGAALEELEKTIESDYIEHLQNSCWKEKQQKSDLANLGQLYRDERLKQKAESMRLDNCDKLHRFVGRQRGE from the exons ATGGACAAAGAGGAATCAGACCGGTTGATAGAGAAGGCAAAGCTGTGTTTGCGGTCAGGACGGAAAGAAAGGGCGTTGCATCTGCTGTACGAAGCTCAGAACATTTTTCCCAGCACCCGGGCCAGAG TGCTGATAGATGCCATAATAAGGAATGGAAGCACTGCCTGTCCAGAAGCAAACCACGTACCCCCGCCATCAGGCTGGCGAGACGTGGATTTCGGAAATAACGATGAAGGGAGTAGTGCGGGTGGTGAGGAAAAGAAGAGCTACACAGAGGAGCAGCGCCTGGGTGTTCTCAG GATAAAGAATTGCAAGGACTTTTATGAGATCCTTGGCATTTCCAAAAATGCCAGTGATGAAGATTTGAAGAAGGCGTACAGGAAGTTGGCACTGAagttccaccctgacaagaacttTGCTCCAGGAGCCACTGATGCATTCAAAG CAATAGGCAATGCATACGCAGTGCTGAGCAACCCCGAGAAGAGGCAGCAGTACGATCAGTACGGAGATCAATCTTCAGCTGGGAACGCACCTCAACACTCGGCCCACGGTCGCCATGGACACTACCGAAGCTTCAACAGAGACTTTGAGGCTGACATTTCCCCTGAAGAGCTCTTCAACATTTTCTTTGGAGGAAGGTTTCCCACAG GCAATATCCACGTGTACACCAACCGAGGAGCCTCCTACTCTCAGTTCTACCAGCCTCGCCGTCGGCGGGCTTATGAGAGGCgcgaggaggaggtggaggaaaacCGCAGTCAG AACACCTTCACGGCCCTCCTGCAGCTTCTTCCTGTGCTGGTGCTAATCCTCATATCAGTGTTTACTCAGATGATGGCCACTAACCCCCCCTACAGTCTCTTCTACAAGCC GGCCATGGGGCTGGTGGTGTCCAGGGAAACGCAGCACATGGGTGTACCATACTATGTGGATAAAGGTTTTCAGAAGGAGTACCGTGGAGCAgcactggaggagctggagaaaaCCATTGAAAGCGACTATATTGAGCACCTGCAGAACAGCTGCTGGAAGGAGAAACAGCAAA AGTCAGATTTGGCAAACCTTGGACAACTGTACCGGGACGAACGGTTAAAGCAGAAGGCAGAGTCTATGAGGCTGGACAATTGCGACAAGCTACATCGCTTTGTCGGGcgacagagaggagaatga